The Gemmatimonas phototrophica region GGCATCACGCCGTATCCGCTGCAGTGGGCACCACGCGCCGCGCGCGTGACCATGGAAACGGCACCGGTCACGGTGCTGCAACCCACGCATCCGCTGCTCACGTTCCCCAATCGTATTGGTGCGGTAGACTGGGAAGGATGGGCGCAGGAACGCGCGACCTACATGCCGAGCACCATCGACAAGCGGTATACGTCGCTGCTGCGGATGAACGATCCGGACGAGCCCGCGAACGACGGCGCACTGCTGGTGGCACCGGTCGGCAAGGGGCGCTACGTGTACGTCACGCTGGCGCTGTTCCGCCAGCTACCGGCGGGGGTGCCCGGGGCGGCGCGGTTGTTGGCGAATTTGGTGGGGGGAGGGGTGGTCCTGCAGTAGACAATGCGGTTTGGGTTGCCTGGAACCGCGGTTCGGGTTTGGAACGTCCACTGCAGTATTGGAAGACACCTGCGGTTCTGGACTGCCACTGCAGTTGAGGTGCCCCGCAGTTGAGGTCTGTATGGAAGCGCCCGCCGGCTTTGCCGGGCGGGCGCATTCCTTTGGTGGCTGTCTCACTTCAACTGCAGTGGCCGGTACATCAACCACCAAGAACGTGCCGCCCCGGCGAAGCCGGGCGGCACGTTCCGCAGCGACCCGAACCGCTGTGCTCTTCAACTGCGGTGGCAGTCCAGAACTGCAGGAGTCTTCCAATACTGCAGTGGCAGGTCTATACCTGAACCGCAGTGGCAGTTTCTGCTCGACCGAGGCTGAGTGCCCACCCCACTACCACCACCACCACGGCACCAATCACGTTGTGCCAGAGGAAGCTGACCTGGGGGGCCCCGAAACTGACGGCGGCTACAACGGCCATGCCGGCCAGCAGGCCAACGAACGCGCCGATGGCGCGGGTCCGCTTGATCATCGCCAGCAGGAAGACACCGAGGATGGAGCCGTAGAAGAAGGATCCGAACCGGTTGACCACCTCGATGAGTGACCCAAGCGTGGCGGCGTAGGTCGCCACTACCATGGCAAAGACGCCCCAGATGGCGGTGCTGATGCGCCCCACCTTGAGAAAGTGGGCGTCGCTCGCCTCCGGCTTGTACCACCGCTGATAAAAGTCCACCACACTGGCCGTGGCGAGGGAATTCAGCTCCGCGGCAATACTCGACATGGCGGCCGCCAGCACGGCGGCGAGAAAGACTCCGGCAAAGCCAAGCGGCAGATGATCGAGCACCAGCCGCGGAATGATGTAGTTCACGTCGCGTGAGCTCTCCCCGGTGGCCTCGGTGACCGCCGCCAGTGCCTCCTTCCGCACCACATCCACCTGATCGTTGTGCGCCTTGAACGTATTCAGGGGTGCCGAGCCGTGTACGGTGGCGGCCTCACGGGCCGCCTGATCGCGCGCCGACAACGCGGCGGTATACCGCGACGCCAGCGCGGCATACGCCGCCGGCCGCTGTTCCCGCAGCATGGCATCGTGGCGTGGATTGTACAGCATCGGGGCCGGTGAGAAGGTGTAGAACAGAAACACCAGCACGCCGATGATCAGGATGAGCGCCTGCAGCGGAATCTTCCAATAGGCGCTCATCAGGAGCGAGCTGCGGGCTTCGTCCACCGAGCGGGCCGCGAGATAGCGCTGCACCTGACTCTGGTCGGTGCCGAAGTAGCTGAGCATGAGGAACGTGCCGCCCAGAATGCCTGACCAGAACGTGTAGGTCTCCGTAAGTGAGAATGAAAAATCGAAGACGCGCAGGCGGCCCGTGGCGCCAGCAATATGGAAGGCCTCATCGAGTGGTACGGGGAGCCGCCACACCAGGACCACGACAATGGCCAGCAAGGCGGCGACGATGATCACCATTTGCTTCACGTCGGCCCACGCAACGGCCTCGACGCCCCCAAGCACTGTGTACCCAATGGTGGGCACCCCGATGAGCAACACGCACCAGGTCAGGTCCCAGCCAAAGATGGCACTCAACACCACACTGGGGGCCGCGATGATGGTCCCGGCGGACATCCCCCGCGACAGCAGGAAGAGCAGAGACGTGAGCGAACGAGTCTTGGCGTCGAACCGACGCTCGAGATACTCGTATGCGGTATACACCTTTGCGCCGTGCAGAAAGGGGACCAGCGTCACCCCCAGCAGCACCATGGCAATGGGCAACCCAAAGTAGAATTGCACGAAGCGCAGGCCGTCCGTGGCGCCCTGCCCCGTCGTGCCAATGAGCGTCACCGCGGACAGCTGCGTCGCCATCACGCTCAGGCCGACGGCCCACCAGGGGAGGCTCCGGCTGGCGAGAAAATACCCCTCGATGTTCTTGGTGCCGCGTGTCCGGCGGAGGCCGTCAAAGACCACCACGAACAGATACACCGCGACTATGACCCAGTTGATCCAGTGCATCGTGAGGCGGTCAGAGCGTATACCGTGACTGCATGAGCCACAGGAGGGCGAGGGTAATGCCCTGAATGACCAGGACGCGGATGAGCGTACGCTTGAATTGCGACATGCCCCAAAGGTACAGGGAAACCCGCATCGTCGTGATGACGACCGTTACACGGCGAGCATACGCTTTTGTCACCGGCCGATCCTCGGACGGGCGCGAGGGGCCAGAGGACTCAGGATTTGGTTCTGGCGTTTGACCACCGGGACCAATACGCGCTACAATACAGTGGTTTCTGCTTTGCGGAAACGATCGCGTCCTCCGGGCAGGCTCAGTCGCAACGGTGCCACTGACGTATCGGATGGCGCCCTCAGCTATGCGATGACCCAACCTCTCAGCTCGGCAGACTTGATGCAGGACGGCTCCGAACGCGAGCGTGCGCGCCTTGGCGCACTGCTCGAATCGTTGCCATCAGCTGCCGCGCTCTTCCGACACGATGGATACGCCATCACGGTCAATACGCGCGGGCGAGCCATGTTTGTCGTGGATCCGCTGGCGCCCATTGTTGCGCAACACGCGAACGTGATGCTGCAGCCGTTTGGTCCCGCGGCGCAGGAAGCCATTCGCTTTGCTTCGAACGGTCGTCCCACGGAAACCATGCTGGTGCCGTTCGGTCGCGATGGACGCATGGCCGATATGCGTGTCCTTGTGTTCGATCATGACTTGCTGCTGGTCTCGGCGGTGGACGTCACGGCGCGCGAACAGGAACGCGTGCACGCCACGCGCGCGGAGCGGGAGTTGCGGGCGTTGTTCGATCTCACGCCGTCATCGGTGCGTGTCGTGGATGTCACCGGTCGTCTGCAGCAGGTGAACGACAACGCCTCCCGCGAGCATGAGGACCGTCAGCCGGTCACCGTGCGCGAGCTGTGGGAAATGGACGCCCCGCATGATGTGGTCCACCATCGCCCGCTGTCGTTTCTGGATACCCCGGCCATGCGGGCGCTGGCTGGGCAGACGGTTCGTCGACAGCTGTTGGAAGTGCGTCGTCAGGGGGGGCGCCGCGTGGTGGAGTCGTACGCGGCACCCATGCATGGTGAAGATGGACGCATTGTTGGCGTGCTGCTGCTCGATCGCGATGTCACCGACCGCGAACGGCTCGAAAAGATTCTGCACGATCAGGAAGGCGAACAGCGCGCCCTCAGAGCACAGGTGTCGCAGGATGAGCGGGAGTTGGAGCGCCTGGTGGAAGAGCGCTCACGGGCGTTGCTGGCCTCGCAGGAAGAGCAGGTGCGCGAGCGCCGTCTCTCCGCCGTGGGACAGCTGGCGGCCGGCGTTATGCACGATGTGAACAACGCGCTGAATCCCATCATGGCGGCCGCGTATCTGCTGCGACATCACGCCGAGTCGCCGGAAGCGGTACGCGACTACGCCGACCGTATTCGCAAGGCCGCCGAGATTGGCGCAGCCACGGCATCGCGAGTGGGACGGTTCATTCGTCAGGAGCCCGTGCACCCTGGCGGCGATGTCGAAGTCGATCTGTCGCTCCTCGCCGAGGAAGTCCTGGACCTTACCGAGCCCATGCGGCTGCAGCGGTCGAGTGAAAGCCGCGAGGTCCGCATCGTGCGTATGTTCACGGAGGGCGCCATTACCCGGGGGCTCCCCGGGGAAATTCGTGAAGCGCTGCTCAACCTCGTGCAAAACGCCATCGATGCCATGCCGGACGGCGGCACGCTGACGGTGCGCACGTCGGTGGAGGGGAGTGATGCCTGCATGGCTGTGCGCGACACTGGGGTAGGAATGACGGCGGACGTTCGTGAACGGGCCTTCGAGCCATTCTTTACGACGAAGGGGGCCAAGGGCTCCGGCCTTGGTCTGGCCGAAGTGTACGGCATTGCGCGTCGCCATCGCGGCACGGCGACCATTTCATCCGTGCCGGGCCGCGGCACTGAAGTCATGGTGCGCTTTCCGCTGCAGAAAGCGGCCGCGCCTGAGGTCGCCGCACCGGAAGAGATTCTCCCCACCCGCCCCAACCGCATTCTGGTGGTGGAAGATCACGACGACGGTCGGGAGTTCCTGCGCCGCATCCTGCAGGGAGACGGGCACACCGTGGTGGCGGTCGCCAGCTGTGCCGACGCCCGGCAGGCCCTTGCGTCGTATTCGTCCCAGCCAATTGATCTCATGCTCACCGATGTCGGTCTCCCCGACGGCAACGGATGGGAGCTTGTGAAATTCGTCAAATCGCACTACCCCACCATTCGGGTGGGGGTCATAACCGGCTGGGAGCCAAGTGTTGGCCCCGAAGAGGCCGATGGTGCGGAATTCGTGCTGCGCAAACCGTTGCGGGCACCTGAACTGAAGGCCCACATTGCCGGGACGCATGCTCCCGCATCACCAACCGAGTAAAATCATGTCGGAATTGCCCTCCACGATCCGCGTCCTGGTTGCCGAAGACAATGCGCTCGAGCGCTCCACCCTGGTGGACCTCCTGAGTGCGCTCGGGCACATGGTCGTTGCCGAAGTGGACAGCGGTACGGAAGCCATTGAAAAGGCGCAGCAATTCACCCCCGACGCCGTGCTGCTCGACATGCACATGCCCGGCGCCACGGGAGTGCAGGCGGCGGAAGGCATCGCCAGTGCGCTGCCAGGAACGGCGGTGGTGCTGATCACGGGCGACTTGTCGCTCACGCTGTCCACGGCGGATGTGCTGCGCTCGACCGCGGTCGCGCTGCTGCCCAAGCCAACCCCGCCCACCACGCTCGACGCCACGCTGCGCATGGCCGTGACCCGGGCTCGCGAGCTCCTGGCCGCCCGCCGCGAAGCGGCTGAGGCCAAGGAGCAGCTGGAAAACCGCAAGCTCATCGAGCGGGCCAAGGGCATCCTGATGCGCCGCACCGGCAGCAGCGAGCAGGAAGCTTATCGCATCATGCAGCGTTCCAGTCAGGATCGCAGCGTGCGCATGGTGGATATTGCCCGTGCGGTCATTGACAGCGAACCGGGCATGAAGAGCTGACGGTTACGACATGGGCTTGAGCGGCCCCGCCACCTGCTTCACCAGCTGATACAGAAAATCGAGCCCATCGTAGAACGCCTTGACGCGCAGCTTCTCATCGCGGCCATGCGCGTTGGTTTCGCCGGCGGCGGAGAAGATGCCGCTCACGCCGTAGGTGGGAATGCCAGCGGCCCGTAGACGGTAGCCGTCGGTGGCGCCGGTGCTCATGGTGGGAATGACCGGCACTCCGTTGAACATCTGCTTGGTGAGCGCTGTCGTTGCCTGCAGCAAGGTGGCGTTGATGGGCGCCGGTGCGCCATCCATGCGATCGGCACGATCACCGGCAATCTGCACTGTGCTGTCGCCAACGACGCGTTGCAGGACGGCCTTGACCGCTGACGCCTTGCTGGTGGGCGCAATGCGGCAGTTCACGTTCGCCGAGACAAACTGCGGCAACGCGTTGGGAGCATGCCCGCCATTCAGCATGGTGGCCACACAGGTTGTGCGCAGCATGCTGGCGTAGCGCGGATCGGTGCTGATAATCCGTGCCGCCGCCGTGTCGGCCGGGTTGGCCGACAGCGCCCGCATGGCCGCCGCCAACGACGGCATTTCCACCTTCGCCGTTTCCTCAAAAAACGGACGCGTCACCTCGTTGAGTTCGACAGGGAACGTGTACTGCTGAATTTTGAGGAGCGCGGCGGCCAGCGAATAGATCGCGTTGTCCTTCCGCGGGACACTGGAGTGGCCGCCGGTGTTTCGCACCGTGAGTGTGAAGTCGGCGTAGACCTTTTCCGCCGCCTGAATGGAGTGAAACAGGGGCTTGTCGTCGGGGCCCAGTGACCCGCCGCCTCCTTCGTTGATGGCGTATTCGGCGTCAATGAGTTCCTTGCGGTTCTCAATCAGCCAGGTGACCCCATTGGCATCTCCCCCTTCCTCGTCGGCCGTGAGGGCGAGGATGAGATCGCGCTCCGGTACCCACCCCTCCTGCTTGTAGCGCAACAGGTTGGCGGTGAGAATCGCGGCCATGCTCTTGTCGTCGGCCACCCCGCGGCCCAGGAAGTAGCCGCTCTCCTCGCGCATCACGAAGGGGTCATTCGCCCAGTCGCTGCGCTTGGCCTGCACCACATCGAGGTGGGCGAGCAGCAGAATGGGTTTGCCCCGTCCGCGTCCGCGGTAGCGCACGACCAGGTTCTGTTTGGCTGGTTTGTCGGCCGGGCCCACCAGATGGATGTCAGCGGCCGGGAAGCCGGCGGCCTTGAAACGAGCCGCCACGGCTTCCGCCGATTTGGTCACGCTGCCCACGGAGTCAGCGGTGTTGATCTCCACCATTTCGCGGTAGATGGCGCGGGCCGCCGCCTGCTGCGGAGTGAGTGTGGTGGGCGCACCCGGTGCCGGGCGCAGAATGGGCTGGGCGGCGGCCGCGCTGGACGTCGCGGCAAGCAGCAGAACGGTTATCACGGGGCGAGCGGCGGGACGCATACGGGCGGGCTTGAAGGGTGAGGCGCGAAGCAGTCGGTCAGAAACATCGGGGCCGGGACGCCGCCGCGCCAATGGCCTGGGAGAAGGTCAAACCCCAACACGACGACGCCCCGCGCCGTACATTGGGCAGTCCCCCAACCCCGCCTATGTCCAGATCACGTCGCGACTTTCTGAAGACTGGCGCTACCGTGGCCGCCGGAACGCTGGTTGCCACCTCGCCGCTGATGGCCGAGTCGTCCCGACTCGTCATTCCCTCCGCCGACCTGCCCCACGCCGATGACCCGGTCATCAAGGCGCTCATGCAGGTGGCCCTCGATACTGCCAAGTCCGGCGGTGCCAGCTACGCCGATGTACGCGTGGCCGCGCGCCGACAGCAGAACGTCAACACCCGCGATCGTATCGTGCAGGGGGTGAGTGACACCGACACCTTCGGGCTTGGCGTACGCACGCTGGTCGATGGCGCGTGGGGCTTTGCCGCCACCAGCCGTCTGGATAAGGACAGCGTGGCCAACGCCGCCAAGGCGGCCGTAGGGCAGGCCCGTGCGAATCGTGCGTCGCAGCTGCGGCCGGTGCAATTGGCACCAACACCCGGCAACCAGGTGGGCGAGTGGAAGAGCCCCATCAAGACCGATCCGTTCACGGTGCCCATCACCGACAAGGTGGCCTACCTGCTCGCCGCCAACGAAGCGGCGCTCAAGGTAAAGGGCATCCGCAACGTGAATTCGAGCATGTTCTTCCTGCGCGAAGAGAAGACGCTCATGACGAGCGACGGATCGTACATCGTGCAGACCATCTATCGCACGTCACCCAGCATGACGGTGACGGCGGTGAGCCCCGACTTCCGTGACTTCCAGTCGGT contains the following coding sequences:
- a CDS encoding M20/M25/M40 family metallo-hydrolase, which produces MRPAARPVITVLLLAATSSAAAAQPILRPAPGAPTTLTPQQAAARAIYREMVEINTADSVGSVTKSAEAVAARFKAAGFPAADIHLVGPADKPAKQNLVVRYRGRGRGKPILLLAHLDVVQAKRSDWANDPFVMREESGYFLGRGVADDKSMAAILTANLLRYKQEGWVPERDLILALTADEEGGDANGVTWLIENRKELIDAEYAINEGGGGSLGPDDKPLFHSIQAAEKVYADFTLTVRNTGGHSSVPRKDNAIYSLAAALLKIQQYTFPVELNEVTRPFFEETAKVEMPSLAAAMRALSANPADTAAARIISTDPRYASMLRTTCVATMLNGGHAPNALPQFVSANVNCRIAPTSKASAVKAVLQRVVGDSTVQIAGDRADRMDGAPAPINATLLQATTALTKQMFNGVPVIPTMSTGATDGYRLRAAGIPTYGVSGIFSAAGETNAHGRDEKLRVKAFYDGLDFLYQLVKQVAGPLKPMS
- a CDS encoding sodium:solute symporter: MHWINWVIVAVYLFVVVFDGLRRTRGTKNIEGYFLASRSLPWWAVGLSVMATQLSAVTLIGTTGQGATDGLRFVQFYFGLPIAMVLLGVTLVPFLHGAKVYTAYEYLERRFDAKTRSLTSLLFLLSRGMSAGTIIAAPSVVLSAIFGWDLTWCVLLIGVPTIGYTVLGGVEAVAWADVKQMVIIVAALLAIVVVLVWRLPVPLDEAFHIAGATGRLRVFDFSFSLTETYTFWSGILGGTFLMLSYFGTDQSQVQRYLAARSVDEARSSLLMSAYWKIPLQALILIIGVLVFLFYTFSPAPMLYNPRHDAMLREQRPAAYAALASRYTAALSARDQAAREAATVHGSAPLNTFKAHNDQVDVVRKEALAAVTEATGESSRDVNYIIPRLVLDHLPLGFAGVFLAAVLAAAMSSIAAELNSLATASVVDFYQRWYKPEASDAHFLKVGRISTAIWGVFAMVVATYAATLGSLIEVVNRFGSFFYGSILGVFLLAMIKRTRAIGAFVGLLAGMAVVAAVSFGAPQVSFLWHNVIGAVVVVVVGWALSLGRAETATAVQV
- a CDS encoding hybrid sensor histidine kinase/response regulator; its protein translation is MTQPLSSADLMQDGSERERARLGALLESLPSAAALFRHDGYAITVNTRGRAMFVVDPLAPIVAQHANVMLQPFGPAAQEAIRFASNGRPTETMLVPFGRDGRMADMRVLVFDHDLLLVSAVDVTAREQERVHATRAERELRALFDLTPSSVRVVDVTGRLQQVNDNASREHEDRQPVTVRELWEMDAPHDVVHHRPLSFLDTPAMRALAGQTVRRQLLEVRRQGGRRVVESYAAPMHGEDGRIVGVLLLDRDVTDRERLEKILHDQEGEQRALRAQVSQDERELERLVEERSRALLASQEEQVRERRLSAVGQLAAGVMHDVNNALNPIMAAAYLLRHHAESPEAVRDYADRIRKAAEIGAATASRVGRFIRQEPVHPGGDVEVDLSLLAEEVLDLTEPMRLQRSSESREVRIVRMFTEGAITRGLPGEIREALLNLVQNAIDAMPDGGTLTVRTSVEGSDACMAVRDTGVGMTADVRERAFEPFFTTKGAKGSGLGLAEVYGIARRHRGTATISSVPGRGTEVMVRFPLQKAAAPEVAAPEEILPTRPNRILVVEDHDDGREFLRRILQGDGHTVVAVASCADARQALASYSSQPIDLMLTDVGLPDGNGWELVKFVKSHYPTIRVGVITGWEPSVGPEEADGAEFVLRKPLRAPELKAHIAGTHAPASPTE
- a CDS encoding ANTAR domain-containing response regulator, whose product is MSELPSTIRVLVAEDNALERSTLVDLLSALGHMVVAEVDSGTEAIEKAQQFTPDAVLLDMHMPGATGVQAAEGIASALPGTAVVLITGDLSLTLSTADVLRSTAVALLPKPTPPTTLDATLRMAVTRARELLAARREAAEAKEQLENRKLIERAKGILMRRTGSSEQEAYRIMQRSSQDRSVRMVDIARAVIDSEPGMKS